GGTGCGTATTCCAAATTGGTTAGGCCACCACTGTACTCACCATAGCTTAGTGGTAGAAAAAAATTCCACAAACCTTGTGCTTTGGCTTTGGCTTTCATCTCTTCTATAATAGGAGGGGTCTTCCACGGGGTCTTTTTTATTTGTTCGTGGAACAGTGCCTCGTTGGGGTACAAATTATCTTCCATGAAGGTTTTAACTTCTTCTATCAATCCTTTTACTTTATCGCTGTATTTAAAATCCATAGGGACTCCTCCATTAATGGTTTGTTAGTTGTAAGTGGCTTTATCGATACGCTAGAGCGAAACTAGCTGGGGTACATGATTGTAGCTGGCTATATGTACAACGTCTTACTAAGTAAAGTTTTGGCGTATTACCTTTTTTAAATCTGATTCACACCGTTACTTATTGGTTGGATCGTTTGTTCGGTGCAGTTGTACATTCGATAGTAATGTTAGAGTAGGGTGTTATCCACTATTTATGAAATTTATTATATGAATTAACTACTATTCATATTCGTAATGATATATTTTGTGGACATGGCTAATAAACAGAATTATTGTAAGGTGTATTAATGCGACTTAATCAGTTAGACCTGAACCTTTTTTTGGTATTTGAAATTGTCTACCAGCAGCGTAATTTAACCCGTGCTGCCGAAATACTGAATATTACACAACCGGCTGTCAGTAATGCTCTTGCTCGTTTGCGCGATAAGCTTAACGACCCTTTATTTGTGCGCACCACTGCGGGTATGACGCCAACACCATTGGCAGATAATATTATTGGCCGTGTGCGAGAAGGCTTACAAATGCTTCACACCAGTGCCACCGAAGGAAATGTGTTTGATCCAGCGACCAGTAATCAAATTTTTCGAATCAGTATGAATGATATAACTGAGTCTATGGTGTTGCCGTGGCTGGTAGAACGATTACAGCGTGTTGCACCGTATGTGGGATTGGAATGTCATTATATTGCACGTGCTGACATTGAACGGGAACTGACAGCGGGTACGTTGGATTTTGCCATAGACATACCCCAAGTAACCAGTAATCAAGTTTGTCACGATACGCTGATAAAACAGCATAGTGTTTGCGTAGTACGTCATGATCATCCCATTATTGGCGATACTCTTACCCTTGATGAATACCTTGCTCTTGACCATATTCAGGTGTCTTCACGGCGTAAGGGCGAGAGCTATGACGACATTGCCCTTAACCGTTTGGGGTACAAACGTCATGTTCGGATGCGGGTACAGCACCATCTAGTATCCCCTTTACTAGTCGAACTAACTGATATGGCGCTAACGATTCCTGCCTCTATAGCAAAAAAATACAACTTGAAAATATTGGAATTACCCTATGAGTTACCTCCAGTACAAATGAACCTTTTTTGGCATAAACGCGCTGATCACGATAACGCCAACCTTTGGATGCGCGGCCTCTTGCAAGAGGTAAAGAGCGAAGGTTAGCACATGGGTTTCTTGAGGCTAAAACTTTTGATGTATCTAATTATTAGGCTCAAATTTTATTTTACAGTTTGAAGTGGATCTGCTTAAAGTATTCAGCGCTCTCCAAAAATACAGTTTACTCGTTGGCAATAACTTCCCTGTAAATATTTGTACCTTTTTGTAGGCTGTGTTTACATCGACAGATTATTTGTCTACTAAGTACTGAGTAGTAATCTCCCGGAGTGTACTAATAAATACCAAAAGCGAAGAAGTGCCATTTGATTGTGCCGTATTTAAGTCACTTGCCAATCAATGAATTGAATACGGGTGTAGAGATCTTTAGTCTGGACGAGATAGTATATTCCAAATTTTTGTATGACTTACAACTTATTGGCTTCATTAAAGCGTTTTATTAACAAATGAAACAATTAATGATCCATTCATCACTTCTAATTGGTATTTAATAGTGTTGAATAAGGCCCAGTCTCTAAAAGGTGATTAGGATTGAGAATTAAAAAAAGGGGGATAAAATAATTCTCAGCCTTTGTAGAGTTTAATTGTTTTTAGTTATAATGTATTATTGTAATACATTGTGTATGTATTAGTGTTATTGACGATAGTATCCATTCTGAACTCAATTGATCGGACAATTATTGCTGCAGTTCACAGCCATTGTTACATAGGTGCGTTGGAAGTATAGCTTGCAGCTGACTTTATTGTAGCGGCTGACAACGCTAAGCTAGCTGACACGCACGCAAAATGGGCACTAACCCCAATTTGGGGGATGAGTCAGCGTTTGACTAGACGTGTTGGTACTGCCACAGCTAAACGCTTAATGTTTACCTGTGCCACAGTTGGCGCAGCAGATGCGCTAAGTATCGGCTTGGTTGAGGCGGTTTATCCGCTGGACGAATTTGACCAAAAGGTTGAGCAATTAGGGCGAAATATATTGCTCAATTCATCTTTTAGTCACGCTGCTAACAAGCGACTTTTGTAAGCGACGGATGACGATCCACTGGAAAAAGGCTTACAGTAAGAAGCACTAGAGATCGAAGGCGTTGGGCCCGATGCCCAATATAGAATAAAAGCTTTTATGGGCGGATAAATAATCTGATTTTAAACTAGTATAAAATATTTATTTTATCAATAAAGTTAAGGATTTATTCGTTATTTTGAATTGTGGCCATTGTCATTGCTTTTTGGGTGTTCGGATTTTTTTATTTACACGTGAACATAGAGATATTTTTAGGGAGATAGAAAACTTTCTGGAAAAATAGCTAGGTTCGTTACTGATGAAAAATATTGTATTCGCGTTACCACTTGACCATATAACAACCTGAAAAGTATATTGGCCGGTAAAATTTAATATTGGGTCATTATGACGAAAAATGCTCAGTATTTATGAGTGACAACAGACTATTAGTGGAGAAAATATTGTGAGTCTTTGGTTTAAAAAGCCCAATTTAAAAGCGTGAACAGCTCATGTGAAAATACGATAATAAGGCATCTTGGCATTGATATAACTGCTATTGGCGATGACTATGTAGAAGGAACAATGCCTGCAGATAAACGGACACACCAACCTTACAAGCGAGTTCATGGTGGAGCAAATGTTGTATTGGCTGAGACTTTAGCATCTGTCGGTTCGTTATTAACATTAAATCCAGTTGAATATTTTTGTGTTGGACAAGAAGTGAATGCAAATCATTTGAGGGGGTTACAACTGGCCTCGTTACGGGTAGAGCAGAGCAAGTCTACAGTGGTAAAACCTCCCAGGTTTGGGAAGTAAAACTATACGACGATAGGAATAAAATAACGTGTATTTCAAGGCTTACCTTAGCGTTAGTTAAAAGTTAAAATGTACGAAAAGTGTTGTTGAGCAGGATACATGGGCAAAAGCTTTCGTACCACACAACGGGTATTATTTAAATTTAAGATGAGAAAACCATGAGAAAATTTACCAATAGTAATGTATCAGATCAATCAGGAAAAACATTTTTTATTACCGGCGCGAATACAGGCCTTGGTTTTGAAACTGTGGTCCCAGTAAACGTGGTCAAACCGTAGGTCCTGCGATTATTGTAAAGGCTAATCGGAAAGCGAGAGATGCAAATCTAGCGAGAAAACTATGGGATATATCGTGTGAAATGACAGAGTTAGATCCTTTCAAAGACGCTAAAATCTAAGGCGATAGATATTGATAAGGCACATGCTTATCGTTTTAAAAAAGATGTTTGGAGTAAGAGCGGTTTATATCGTAGCTAAGCATGGTATGTAGTAGCTTCAAGATACAAATATCTTGAATTGTTTTTCCTGAATTTCCTTAATAGGAATATATGTGGAGTTTTAGTTTGTTATGAATTTTATCCGTTCCGTTCATGTTTCAAGGCGTGATAATGGCGATTTCTGGTTACATTGGACGCCAGAATTTAGCTCAATGCCCGTTACTGTATTTTCATCTGATAACCTGGAAAAGTTGACTTCTGGTGTACCGGTGGTCAGTGATGTACTCAATAGCGTAGAGCTTTCTGGTTGCCTTGATGGCAAACGGCGTTATTTTTATCTCAAGTCTCAAGATGGCGCTGAGGCCATTGTTGCTGAAAGGCTATTACCTTTGGATGGTGGCACTAATTTTAGAGATTGTGGTGGTTATCCTGCAGCTAATGGCCGTAGAGTTAAGTGGAATCACCTTTATCGTTCAGGTTACATGTCTAATTTAAGTCCCGCTGATGTAGGTTACCTTAGTAATCTAGGTATTAAAATTTGCTGTGATTTTCGTGGCGATAAAGAACAAAAAAATGAGCCTAGCGTGCTCCCAGAAAGCACTAAAATAATCCCCTTAACGATTGATACGGGTGATATAACTTCATATTTTAAGTTAGCCTCTTCTGGCACAGATAATCTTCCTGATATGTCTAATATGATGGCTGATTTCAATATTAAGCTTGTGGAAAATTATACTGAACAATATGGTGCTATGTTGTCACAGCTTTTAGCGTTGAAGGACGGCGCCTTTATGGTGAATTGTTCGGCAGGGAAAGATCGAACTGGTTTTGGCGTGGCGCTCATATTAATGGCATTGGGTGTTCCTCGAGAAGCGATAATGCATGACTATCTGCTGTCTCAGAAATACTTTTTAGTGAATAAAGAAATTAAGCGCATCGTTAAAAAGTATCAGAAAATCTCTAATTCCCACGTGGATGAAAACCTCTTGCGACCGTTATTGGAAACCAAGGAAAGTTATTTAGGGGCTGCCTTGGATTATATAGAAAAACAGTATGGGACACCGGAGCAGTACTTACTAAAAAAGTTTTCCATCGATCAAGGTGCATTAGACACTTTGCGGGATTCGTTTACGGAATAATTACAATTGGCATACAAAGCCCCCATAATAGGGGGCGTTGTATGATATTTAGATTTATACGTTGTTATTGATTTTGTGAATCGAACAACCATTCCCTGCAATCAATACCTTGTCTAAATCGTTTTTATCTCCCACTGAAACCTGCACTTTGAATGGTCACGGGTATAAAAGTCTTACAAGGTTATAACGTTTACAAAAAGTCGTTGAGATCTTGCATGAATCGATCAAACTGATCGTGGTGAAGCCAGTGTCCCGCGTTTTCATATTCTTTAAAAGTAGCGTTACTAAAGTGCTTTAAGCGGCCGTCTTTTTTTGGGCTCGATGCCCAGCTGTCTTTACCGTAAAGCAGAAGGAGGGGGCAGCTGATGCGTTCCCATAGATCTCGCAGTTCGGCATTGGGTATGTCGATACCAGCCGACATATTCAAGTAATTATCAAATTTCCAGCTGTAACTCCCATCTTCATTCTGGCTGCTGCCATGTACGGTAAGATGTCTGGCTTGCTCTTCAGTGAGGAAGCTGTTCTCAGTCTTCATGCGTTGATAGGCATCTTCAAGCGTCGGATAACGTTTGATTTGCCGGCCAGAGGAGTTTCGCTTTTGCTCTATCCACTCACGTAGGCGTTCGTCCCTGGGTTTAGTGTTTATTTCGTCGATCATCTTAGGCGAAAAACCCAAGCCCTCAATAAGTACCAAGCTTTTAACTTTATCTGGATACAGGGCAGCGTAGCGTGAACAAATCATACCGCCCATTGAATGTGCGACAATCGTTACGGGTTCTAGTTGTCTCTGATGAATGAGTTGAGCTATGTCATACACAAAACTAAATGGTGTATAATTTCCATCTGGTGCCCAGTCGCTATCACCATGGCCGCTAAGATCGGGCGCGATAACATGCCAATCCTTGCTGAGTTGCTCGGCAACCCAGTCCCAACTGCGGCAGTGATCTTTACCGCCATGTACTAGTAACAGTGGTGGCGCAGTTGGATTTCCCCAATCGACATAATGTAGGTTCATTCGCTGTGATTTATAACGGTGAGATGATGGGCGTAATTGTATAGTTAGCATAAGTTATTTTTTAATCCTATTTAATTTTGTGATATGAATGAAAGAAAATGAAGCAACGTAGTGGGTAAAACACTGGAAGTAAAAGAACTGAAAATAAGTCACTTTTAATATTAAAAAACAACGTACTAAAATTAACTTCGGCATTATTCTAATCAACTCATTGCTACTGAATTATTAAACATATTATCTAAATGTATACCAGGTGTTTGACACTCATGCAAAAAAACTCTTGTATGAGTATTGCTTCACGCGCTGATGAACGATGAACGCCATAACACAGCGCCATCTCCTTATTGGTTAATCGATAAAATGTCACCTACTTTCAGTTCTCGGCTGAATTTTATTGCATTAATAATATTGTAGATTTGGCGACACAGGGGCTCGCGCGTTAATGCATTATCGATCATAAACTCGTTGTATTCCTTACTACATGATTGAAGTAGTTATTTCTGACCTAATAGGTAATTAGAATGACTAGCCTATTCACTTTCATAGGGTTTGTCTATAGTCTTGATGTAAATGTATTACAATGATACATTAATATGATCCTTAAGGTTGAAAAGTGCAGTATTTGTGGATCAGATTTACACATGTACCATGGTGATGTGATAGGCAGAAAACTAGATTACAGCCAGCCCATGCCTAAATTCTGTACCGGGCACGAGACGATTGGTGAAGTGGTTGAAGTAGGTTCAGGAGTTTCTAAACATAAGATCGGAGACCGCTTGGTGATTGCCGGTGGAAAGGGTTGTGGACAGTGTAAGCGCTGTCTCAGGGGTGAGATTAATCTTTGTGACCAAGCGTTTATCTAAAGGAAAGTTTCAAAATTGGCCGTCATCAAACAAAAGTATTGAACAGATCATCGCGAAAAAACTGCGAAAACTATTGTGTGACAACGATCCATTATGGGAAAAAATGGATCCTCTTTACTGAGTAAAATCATTGAGATAAACACTTGATTTTTACTTTTATCGGATCATAATGCCTGCAAAATAAACCTGTACCAAACACTAAAACTCTGGACGTACCGTGAGCAAACCTTTTACCGACATTGATGGCAAAGCCCTTGAAGCGCTGATAGAGCGCGTGAACGAGGCCAAAGAAAACAATCTGGCCTTAAGCCCAGAGGATTATCAGTTATTACTTGATGCGTTATTGACCTTAGCCACCACGCAAACCCGCTTAGCGAATCATGATGTTACCGTGCATAAACTGCGAAAATTGTTAGGTATTGAAAAATCATCTGAAAAACTAGGCTCGGTGCTTAAGCAAACTAAAGCGTCATCGGGCAAGAAAAATAAAAAGCGTAGCAACGATAATGGTGAAGGTTTCACCCCGGTTAAACCCACGATTATCGTTCATGGACTAGTTGACGTAAATAAAGGCGATACCTGTGTTGAGTGCTTAACCGGTAAGGTTTATAAAACCGAGCCAGGTAGCTTGCTACGTATCACCGGACAAAGTCCTTTCAAACCTGAGCAGCATGTCATGGAGCGTCTTCGTTGTAATACCTGCGGTGCTTATTTTACCGCACCACTGCCGGACGATGTCTTAACCGATGGCTTAAGTACTCAAAAATATGGTTATTCAGCACGTTCTTTAATGGCGATTTATAAATACTTTGCTGGACTGCCTTTTTATCGTCAAAGCAGTATTCAAAAATTACTGGGGGTAAAAATCACCGCGTCAACGGTTTTTGACCAAGTAGAGCTTGTTTGTAATGCTATTTATCCCGTGTACCAATTGCTCTTCAATTTAGCGGCTGATGGTAAACACTACTATTTAGATGACACAACTAACCGTATTCTTGATGCGAAATCGGTGATAAAGAAAGCACGCAACAGTGAGAAAATCATCACACGTACGGGCGT
The sequence above is a segment of the Colwellia sp. 20A7 genome. Coding sequences within it:
- a CDS encoding alpha/beta fold hydrolase, with translation MLTIQLRPSSHRYKSQRMNLHYVDWGNPTAPPLLLVHGGKDHCRSWDWVAEQLSKDWHVIAPDLSGHGDSDWAPDGNYTPFSFVYDIAQLIHQRQLEPVTIVAHSMGGMICSRYAALYPDKVKSLVLIEGLGFSPKMIDEINTKPRDERLREWIEQKRNSSGRQIKRYPTLEDAYQRMKTENSFLTEEQARHLTVHGSSQNEDGSYSWKFDNYLNMSAGIDIPNAELRDLWERISCPLLLLYGKDSWASSPKKDGRLKHFSNATFKEYENAGHWLHHDQFDRFMQDLNDFL
- a CDS encoding alcohol dehydrogenase catalytic domain-containing protein; this encodes MYHGDVIGRKLDYSQPMPKFCTGHETIGEVVEVGSGVSKHKIGDRLVIAGGKGCGQCKRCLRGEINLCDQAFI
- a CDS encoding IS66 family transposase, translating into MSKPFTDIDGKALEALIERVNEAKENNLALSPEDYQLLLDALLTLATTQTRLANHDVTVHKLRKLLGIEKSSEKLGSVLKQTKASSGKKNKKRSNDNGEGFTPVKPTIIVHGLVDVNKGDTCVECLTGKVYKTEPGSLLRITGQSPFKPEQHVMERLRCNTCGAYFTAPLPDDVLTDGLSTQKYGYSARSLMAIYKYFAGLPFYRQSSIQKLLGVKITASTVFDQVELVCNAIYPVYQLLFNLAADGKHYYLDDTTNRILDAKSVIKKARNSEKIITRTGVYTSGVIATLADNRHIVLFETNIGHAGEFIDSILHKRSQSCAKPLIMSDALASNRPTVREAITSLCNSHARRQFVDVINHFPIEVEHVLKRYGEIWVNDDYTKEEKLTPSARLAYHQTHSAPIMEAIKLWGETHLANETVEENSGLGKAIRYFIKHYVGLSYFCSTEGVKIDNNRIEAMLKIVVRDRKNAMFHKTLLGATIGDVITSVIATASEAGINVFDYFTTLQREKEQVKKTPEDYLPWNYLAKNSIT
- a CDS encoding hotdog fold thioesterase, whose product is MPADKRTHQPYKRVHGGANVVLAETLASVGSLLTLNPVEYFCVGQEVNANHLRGLQLASLRVEQSKSTVVKPPRFGK
- a CDS encoding tyrosine-protein phosphatase, with translation MNFIRSVHVSRRDNGDFWLHWTPEFSSMPVTVFSSDNLEKLTSGVPVVSDVLNSVELSGCLDGKRRYFYLKSQDGAEAIVAERLLPLDGGTNFRDCGGYPAANGRRVKWNHLYRSGYMSNLSPADVGYLSNLGIKICCDFRGDKEQKNEPSVLPESTKIIPLTIDTGDITSYFKLASSGTDNLPDMSNMMADFNIKLVENYTEQYGAMLSQLLALKDGAFMVNCSAGKDRTGFGVALILMALGVPREAIMHDYLLSQKYFLVNKEIKRIVKKYQKISNSHVDENLLRPLLETKESYLGAALDYIEKQYGTPEQYLLKKFSIDQGALDTLRDSFTE
- a CDS encoding LysR family transcriptional regulator → MRLNQLDLNLFLVFEIVYQQRNLTRAAEILNITQPAVSNALARLRDKLNDPLFVRTTAGMTPTPLADNIIGRVREGLQMLHTSATEGNVFDPATSNQIFRISMNDITESMVLPWLVERLQRVAPYVGLECHYIARADIERELTAGTLDFAIDIPQVTSNQVCHDTLIKQHSVCVVRHDHPIIGDTLTLDEYLALDHIQVSSRRKGESYDDIALNRLGYKRHVRMRVQHHLVSPLLVELTDMALTIPASIAKKYNLKILELPYELPPVQMNLFWHKRADHDNANLWMRGLLQEVKSEG